A window of Aequoribacter fuscus genomic DNA:
TAAGTTGGATCGTTTTGATGATGTAGCCTCAGCTTGCTCGCACACGGAAATGGATCATCGTTGTTAAAGACCCAACAAGAATATAAGGATGAACATGAGTCAGGTTGTCGATCGTTGGCATGCACTTGCCAAAAATCATACCAGCGAAGGTTTACACGAGATGTTGGCCGACGAGGTGGTGTTTCACTCGCCGGTCGTGCATTCACCCCAAGAGGGGCGTGCGATTACGCACGCGTACTTATCGGCTGCCTTTCACGTATTAATGAACGAGTCGTTTACTTATGTGCGTGAAATCATTGGGCCACATGATGCAATGCTTGAGTTTAAGCTTGAGCTCGAAGGGATTCATGTAAACGGTGTGGACATTATCCATTGGAATGACGATGGCAAGATCACCGACTTTAAAGTGATGGTGCGCCCACTCAAAGCCATCGATGTGGTGCGCAATCAAATGGCCGCAATGCTAGAGAGTATGGCCAAGGCGGGTTAAGCCGTCCTGGCCTGGGCGTTCCTACAGCTGCTCTTCAGCAAAAGCGGCTAGGCGCGAACGCACAATCCCGCCTATGGTCATAATACCGGCATGGGCGTAGGCCTTACTTTTTTCGACCAGGTAGGTCAGTCCCGAGCTGAGTGGCGATATGTATTTATTGTCGATTTGAGCAAGGTTGCCAAGCACGACAATTTTCGAATCGGATCCAACCCTCGAAATTATCGATTTTAACTGAAACTGGGTGAGTCCCTGTGCTTCGTCGATGATGATATAAGCATTATTGAACGAGCGTCCGCGCATAAAGTTTAAAGACTTAAACTGAATATTGGCGCGCTCTTTGACGTAGTCGATCGAACCGCTGGTGGATTCGTCTGCACCGTGCAGAATCTCGAGATTGTCGTCAAATGCGGCAAGCCAAGGTGCCATTTTCTCTTCTTCTGTCCCGGGTAAAAAGCCAATGTCCTCGGCGATGGGCGGCGTCGATCGGGCGACAATGAGTTTGCTGTATTTGCCGCCTTCAAGAATGGCATGCAGGCCGTAGGCCAGCGCAATTAGGGTTTTGCCTGAGCCTGCGGGTCCCGTGAGGACTGTCATGTCGATGTTGCTGTCGTCCAGCAAAGCCATGGCCATGGCTTGCTCCAGGTTGCGCGGAGTCAGTCCCCAAAATTGGCGGTTCATTAAATGATGACGATCTTCGACTCTCAGGTAGAGGTGCTCGCTGTCCATGCGCTTTACACAGGCAATGAACTCTTGATCGTCGTAAATGAATTGATTGGGGTAGGCCTCTGGTAATACCTCCCGAGGCACTCGATACAGCGTGGTATCGCCCTCACGTAGGGTCTCGACTTCAGCTACACCCGACCAAAAGTCACCTGTGATTCTTGTCCAGCCCCGCGCCAGTAAGTCAATGTCGTCGAGAACTTTATCGCGGCGGTAATCTTCCACGTGTAAAAGCCCCGAGCCTTTGGCTTTGATGCGCATGTTGATATCTTTGGTTACTAAGCAAACAAAGCTGTCTTCTGCGGCTGCTTGAAGGCGCAGGGCGACATTGATGATTCGGTTGTCGTTACTGTGTGCTTCTTTAACACTTAAAAATGGTACGTCGCTGTCATCGTCAATAATCTGATCGGCATAAACCGATAGATTGCCCAGGGGGTCTGACACCGACGATCCCGGAATTTCAACACCGGCTTGTAGCTCAGCCGGCGTGGCGCCCTCGACAATTTTCTCGATGAGGTTGATGGCAATTCGTGCCTCTCGACTGACTGTTTTATCGCGTCGATCCTTAATGTCGTCGAGTTCTTCCAAAACGGTCATGGGAATGACGACATGGTGTTCATTAAAAGCCGTAATGGCGTTGGGGTCATGAAGCAGGACGTTGGTGTCTAGGACGTAGGTTTTTTTGGGTGAAGAGGTCAAGGGGGTGGGTTCAACTCGAAGCTTGGGCGATACCGACATGCAGCGTTCCTTTTCAAGAAGATTCCGTTTCAGTCTCGGTGGGCTTATACGCGCTGTCAACAATAAAATCATGCTTTCGTTAATTTGCGTTAAAGCCTCGTATAATCACTGACAGACCGGTGTTTTTCCGTTATGCTTTTTCTTTTTTGTGAAAAGCTCTCCATGCTAGATAAAGATGCGTTGGCCAGCCTTAAAGGCCTAAAATCGCAGATGGAGGCGGAAAAAGAGCGAGTTGATGCAACCATCAAAGGCACTCAATCTCGCTACGGTTTTGCCGTACTGGATGATGGGCGTGAAATCTTTGTTCCGCCCGATGAAATGCTTAAAGTACTACCAGGTGACCGCGCGCGCGTGTGCGTTCATCCGGGCCGAGAAGGCAAGCCTGTCGCCGACATTGAAAAGCTCATCGAAAGTCCTATGGGCGAATTCGTTGGGACTTGCGTGACCAAAGGGAAAGCATTTTTCGTGCAACCCGATTTCGGCACTCTCACACGCTGGTTGTTTGTTCCGCCTCACGCCCGTAATGGCGCCAAGGCCGGCGATCACGTGCGATGCGCCATGTTGCGTCACCCCATTAAAGACGGTAAACCGCAAGCTAAAATTTTGCGAGTGTTGGGTAATCATTCGACACCCGGCATCGAAAATCAATACGCCGTAGCAAGCTTTGGTTTGGCTGACGAGTGGTCTCCAGCTTTACAAAAAGACGTTGAGGCAGCGGTTGAAGCGGGTATCATTCTTGAAGGTCGTGTCGATTTAACCGCTTTAGGTTTTGTCTCGATCGATGCCGCCAAAACGCAGGATATTGACGACGCCTTGTACGCTGAAACTACTGCTGATGGTTGGACTCTTTACGTCGCTATTGCTGACCCGGCAGATTATATTAAGCCTGGGTCTAGGCTTGACCAGGCTATTTGTGCGCGCGCGACCTCGGTGTATTTTCACGGTGATGTCATCCCAATGATGCCTGAACTATTGGCACAGCAAACGTGCGCATTAGTTGAGGGCGAGCCGCGCCCCGCGCTGGTATTAAAGGCGGATATCAACAACGACGGTGAAATTACCCAATTTAAGTTCATCGAGGCGATTATCAAGTCGCACGGCAAGTTAAGCTACTACGCGGTAGATCGCTACCTGTCGGGTAATAACGAAGACCCC
This region includes:
- a CDS encoding nuclear transport factor 2 family protein, with amino-acid sequence MSQVVDRWHALAKNHTSEGLHEMLADEVVFHSPVVHSPQEGRAITHAYLSAAFHVLMNESFTYVREIIGPHDAMLEFKLELEGIHVNGVDIIHWNDDGKITDFKVMVRPLKAIDVVRNQMAAMLESMAKAG
- a CDS encoding PhoH family protein, coding for MSVSPKLRVEPTPLTSSPKKTYVLDTNVLLHDPNAITAFNEHHVVIPMTVLEELDDIKDRRDKTVSREARIAINLIEKIVEGATPAELQAGVEIPGSSVSDPLGNLSVYADQIIDDDSDVPFLSVKEAHSNDNRIINVALRLQAAAEDSFVCLVTKDINMRIKAKGSGLLHVEDYRRDKVLDDIDLLARGWTRITGDFWSGVAEVETLREGDTTLYRVPREVLPEAYPNQFIYDDQEFIACVKRMDSEHLYLRVEDRHHLMNRQFWGLTPRNLEQAMAMALLDDSNIDMTVLTGPAGSGKTLIALAYGLHAILEGGKYSKLIVARSTPPIAEDIGFLPGTEEEKMAPWLAAFDDNLEILHGADESTSGSIDYVKERANIQFKSLNFMRGRSFNNAYIIIDEAQGLTQFQLKSIISRVGSDSKIVVLGNLAQIDNKYISPLSSGLTYLVEKSKAYAHAGIMTIGGIVRSRLAAFAEEQL
- a CDS encoding ribonuclease R family protein, with amino-acid sequence MLDKDALASLKGLKSQMEAEKERVDATIKGTQSRYGFAVLDDGREIFVPPDEMLKVLPGDRARVCVHPGREGKPVADIEKLIESPMGEFVGTCVTKGKAFFVQPDFGTLTRWLFVPPHARNGAKAGDHVRCAMLRHPIKDGKPQAKILRVLGNHSTPGIENQYAVASFGLADEWSPALQKDVEAAVEAGIILEGRVDLTALGFVSIDAAKTQDIDDALYAETTADGWTLYVAIADPADYIKPGSRLDQAICARATSVYFHGDVIPMMPELLAQQTCALVEGEPRPALVLKADINNDGEITQFKFIEAIIKSHGKLSYYAVDRYLSGNNEDPVMHTSAVEALYQLYRVLRERRSVNELVMEDRQEFRWVLNDQKQIESIEPNEKLTSQKLVEECMVVANRCAARFMLEQQSSGPFVAHSGFRADRLDEAKQFFERFAPELLEVDPTTVTGYRQIMATLASSEHELPLRQMVNRLLTRASLTTAGGAHMGMALPAYTNCTSPLRKYADLLVHRQLKALLRDQVDTGIEQGVLDGLSQSIQTARDACIYAERWLAANYLKKLTGFKRQVPLGAVVAQISSSGFIARLTDSGLEGFVDLRKDPEKFSFDKWTASLTSTTRRFQLAQEVAVYCVGFDPKTRVINFELVPDCGLKTAG